One segment of Thermodesulfovibrio sp. 3907-1M DNA contains the following:
- the rodA gene encoding rod shape-determining protein RodA, with protein MLKIDRRLISYFDWITFAVVLFICILGILTIYSATRPPLDEGEQPPFYVKQLIWLAIAISTLIAFVTFDYIKLKNFWLIFYIIGILLLIIVLFTGKTAMGAKRWINFGFFSFQPSEIFKIIFIISISAFLEDKQSPLSIKDTLKTLLIFGVIPFLLIIKQPDLGTAVLLFIITFIMIIYKGLPVRLLILLLSLLIISIFFLWEILWEGLKEYQKNRLIAFIDPSIDPKGIGYNIMQSVITVGSGGLFGKGFLEGTQGPLKFLPERHTDFIFPIFAEEWGFIGCFMLLALYFTLFIRCWKVSIVAKDSFGKLLSIGFTSIFVLYFFINVGMTLGIMPVVGIPLPFMSYGGTTLVANFVGIALVINVRMRRFELFYP; from the coding sequence ATGTTAAAAATTGATAGAAGACTGATTAGCTATTTTGACTGGATTACTTTTGCTGTAGTTCTTTTCATATGTATCCTCGGGATACTAACAATTTACAGTGCCACAAGACCACCCCTTGATGAGGGAGAACAACCTCCTTTTTATGTTAAACAATTGATATGGCTTGCAATAGCTATATCAACTTTGATTGCTTTTGTAACTTTTGACTATATTAAGCTAAAAAATTTCTGGCTAATCTTTTACATAATAGGAATTTTACTTCTTATTATTGTTCTTTTTACAGGTAAAACAGCAATGGGTGCAAAAAGGTGGATAAATTTTGGATTTTTTTCATTTCAGCCCTCAGAAATATTTAAAATAATTTTTATCATAAGTATTTCAGCCTTTCTGGAAGACAAACAGTCTCCTCTATCAATAAAGGATACCCTGAAGACATTACTCATTTTTGGAGTAATACCATTTTTGCTTATTATTAAACAGCCTGACCTTGGAACAGCAGTGTTGCTTTTTATAATTACATTTATAATGATTATTTATAAAGGGCTTCCTGTAAGATTGTTAATACTGCTTCTTTCCTTATTGATTATTTCCATATTCTTTTTATGGGAGATTCTGTGGGAAGGACTGAAGGAATATCAGAAAAATAGATTAATTGCTTTTATTGATCCGAGCATAGATCCGAAAGGAATTGGTTACAATATCATGCAATCAGTAATAACTGTAGGTTCTGGTGGGCTTTTTGGCAAAGGCTTTCTTGAAGGCACACAGGGACCTTTAAAATTTCTTCCGGAAAGACATACTGACTTTATTTTCCCCATTTTTGCAGAAGAATGGGGATTTATAGGCTGTTTTATGCTTTTAGCACTCTATTTTACACTTTTTATCCGATGCTGGAAAGTCTCTATAGTTGCCAAAGACAGCTTTGGAAAACTTCTTTCAATAGGTTTTACTTCAATTTTTGTCTTATACTTTTTTATAAATGTTGGCATGACTCTTGGAATCATGCCAGTAGTAGGAATTCCCTTACCATTTATGAGTTATGGAGGGACAACTCTTGTTGCTAATTTTGTAGGAATTGCTTTAGTAATAAATGTTAGAATGAGAAGATTTGAATTATTCTATCCATAG
- the ribE gene encoding 6,7-dimethyl-8-ribityllumazine synthase has product MKIIEGKLDAQGLKFGIVVSRFNEFITSRLLEGAIDALIRHGAYDTDIEIVKVPGSFEIPLIAKKLAQSGKFHAIICLGSLIRGATPHFDYIAAEVSKGIALIGLETGIPVSFGIITADTIEQAIERAGSKSGNKGWDAAMVAIEMARVMEELK; this is encoded by the coding sequence ATGAAAATCATTGAAGGAAAACTTGATGCTCAGGGACTAAAATTTGGAATTGTTGTAAGCAGATTCAATGAATTTATTACTTCGCGCCTTCTTGAAGGTGCTATTGATGCTCTGATAAGGCACGGAGCATACGACACAGACATTGAGATTGTGAAAGTTCCTGGTTCATTTGAAATTCCATTAATTGCAAAAAAATTAGCTCAATCAGGCAAGTTCCATGCAATTATCTGTCTTGGCAGTTTAATTAGAGGTGCGACTCCTCACTTTGACTACATCGCTGCCGAAGTCTCAAAGGGAATTGCCCTTATCGGATTAGAAACAGGCATACCCGTTTCATTTGGAATAATTACAGCAGATACCATTGAACAGGCAATAGAAAGGGCTGGTTCGAAATCAGGAAACAAAGGCTGGGATGCAGCCATGGTAGCCATTGAAATGGCAAGAGTTATGGAAGAGTTGAAATAG
- the nusB gene encoding transcription antitermination factor NusB, whose amino-acid sequence MKRRKAREYVLQFLYACEMNENTRKMCDYNLLQEEIEKFWERNNEEQDHDIKTFANQLIEGTIANIDVIDKTIQKYTEKWHLERIIPIDKNILRFSIYEILFRHDIPYQVTINEAVEIAKKFSTKESAAFINGILDRVAKKELSRSESAYNPIDKINFEKL is encoded by the coding sequence ATGAAGAGAAGAAAAGCAAGGGAATATGTTTTACAATTTCTTTATGCCTGTGAAATGAATGAAAATACAAGAAAAATGTGTGATTACAATCTATTGCAGGAAGAAATTGAAAAATTCTGGGAAAGAAATAATGAGGAGCAGGATCATGATATAAAAACATTTGCGAATCAATTGATAGAAGGAACGATTGCAAATATTGATGTTATTGATAAAACAATTCAAAAATACACTGAAAAATGGCATTTAGAAAGAATTATCCCGATTGATAAAAATATTTTAAGATTTTCAATTTATGAAATATTATTTCGTCATGATATTCCCTATCAGGTCACAATAAATGAAGCAGTGGAGATTGCAAAAAAATTTTCTACAAAAGAAAGTGCTGCCTTTATTAATGGAATTCTTGATAGAGTAGCAAAAAAAGAACTTTCTCGTTCTGAATCTGCTTATAACCCTATTGACAAAATTAATTTTGAAAAACTATAA
- a CDS encoding 4Fe-4S dicluster domain-containing protein, whose protein sequence is MKVEQYKILEKSKINDFINSLISFSKVAAPVYKGYNNYAFQEIKSADEVSLKYIPTIIPPKKYFMPQKETLLKFDVNEDLKIEPVVEYENLVLFGVHTCDIAGIKCLNMVLSDKPKDTGYLIRKKHITIIGLECNDYCDEYASCSFVGAHIPTTGYDLMFTELSDYFIVHIHSSKGSDIIEKTGLFKPAETVHIEELKALRNNKLKIFNNEVPTERRYLPDLFDRSFNASVWKELETKCLSCGNCTAVCPTCYCFDIKEEVDLTLKAGERYRVWFSCQLDPFAKVAGGIDFRRERSARQRHRFYRKFRYHIDRYGMIFCTGCGRCSRTCMAKINLKEVLTSLIKESEAKIWRKWL, encoded by the coding sequence GTGAAAGTTGAACAATATAAAATACTTGAAAAATCAAAAATTAATGATTTTATAAACTCTTTAATTTCTTTTTCCAAAGTAGCTGCTCCTGTCTACAAAGGCTATAACAACTATGCATTTCAGGAAATAAAATCCGCTGATGAAGTAAGTCTGAAATATATCCCAACAATAATTCCACCGAAGAAATACTTTATGCCGCAGAAAGAAACTTTGCTAAAGTTTGATGTAAATGAGGACTTAAAAATTGAACCTGTTGTTGAATATGAAAATTTAGTCCTTTTTGGTGTCCATACCTGTGACATAGCTGGAATAAAATGCCTGAATATGGTTCTTTCAGACAAACCAAAGGATACTGGCTATTTAATAAGAAAAAAACATATAACAATAATCGGGCTTGAGTGTAATGACTACTGCGATGAGTATGCAAGTTGCTCATTTGTAGGTGCTCATATTCCAACAACAGGATATGACTTGATGTTTACAGAACTCAGTGATTACTTTATCGTTCATATTCATTCATCAAAGGGCTCTGATATTATTGAAAAAACTGGGTTATTTAAACCTGCTGAAACAGTTCACATTGAAGAACTCAAAGCATTGCGAAATAATAAACTGAAAATATTTAATAACGAAGTTCCAACAGAAAGAAGATATCTTCCAGACCTTTTTGACCGTTCCTTTAATGCATCTGTATGGAAAGAGCTTGAAACTAAGTGTCTTAGTTGCGGTAACTGCACAGCAGTCTGTCCCACATGTTACTGTTTTGATATAAAAGAAGAAGTGGATTTAACTCTTAAGGCAGGTGAAAGATACAGAGTGTGGTTTTCCTGTCAGCTTGATCCCTTTGCAAAGGTAGCTGGTGGAATAGATTTCCGAAGAGAGCGATCAGCAAGGCAGAGACATAGATTTTACAGAAAGTTTAGATATCACATAGACAGGTATGGTATGATTTTCTGTACAGGCTGTGGAAGATGCTCCAGAACATGCATGGCAAAAATTAATCTTAAAGAAGTTTTGACATCTCTCATAAAGGAGTCAGAGGCAAAAATATGGCGCAAGTGGTTATAA
- a CDS encoding FAD/NAD(P)-binding protein, giving the protein MAQVVIKDSPYNLKKARILDIKSLTEKEKLFKIAFENSSWLDFEPGQFIMVSLMGIGEIPVSICSSPLNRHYFEICVRAVGKVTNSLHKLNAGDIIGVRGPYGNGFPIKMIEGHDLLIIAGGLGLAPLRSLILYAIDNRRDFGEIHILFGCKTPGELLFADEIEEWSKRLDIHFACTVDRADPDWKGNVGLITSLIPGVDIDPARTYAAVVGPPVMYKFVIKELLAKGLPVDQILLSFERHMKCGMGKCGRCQIQNLYCCKDGPVFTFKEIMDMAEAL; this is encoded by the coding sequence ATGGCGCAAGTGGTTATAAAGGATTCACCCTATAATCTAAAAAAAGCAAGAATTCTTGATATAAAATCTCTAACAGAAAAGGAAAAGCTTTTCAAAATAGCTTTTGAAAATAGCAGTTGGCTTGATTTTGAACCAGGCCAGTTCATAATGGTTTCACTTATGGGTATTGGTGAAATCCCGGTTTCTATATGTTCCTCTCCTTTAAACAGGCACTATTTTGAAATATGCGTAAGAGCAGTTGGAAAAGTTACAAACTCTCTTCATAAACTAAATGCTGGAGACATTATCGGAGTTAGAGGTCCTTATGGGAATGGATTTCCAATTAAAATGATTGAAGGACATGATTTGTTAATAATTGCAGGAGGATTGGGTCTTGCACCTCTTAGGTCATTGATACTCTATGCTATTGATAACAGAAGAGATTTTGGTGAAATACACATACTTTTTGGATGCAAAACCCCTGGAGAGCTTCTTTTTGCCGATGAAATTGAAGAGTGGAGTAAAAGACTTGATATACACTTTGCCTGCACAGTTGACAGAGCAGACCCTGACTGGAAGGGAAATGTGGGATTGATTACCTCTCTAATTCCTGGAGTTGATATAGACCCTGCGAGGACCTATGCTGCTGTAGTAGGACCTCCTGTTATGTATAAGTTCGTGATAAAAGAGCTTCTTGCAAAGGGATTGCCTGTGGACCAGATTCTTCTTAGCTTTGAAAGACACATGAAATGCGGGATGGGTAAATGTGGAAGATGTCAGATTCAAAATCTTTATTGCTGTAAAGATGGTCCTGTTTTCACATTTAAAGAAATAATGGATATGGCAGAGGCACTGTGA
- a CDS encoding cytochrome B: MSKPKVAFFDFACCEGCQLQVANIGEPLIDVLDIVQVVEFREVMSEKWDGEFDVAFVEGSITDEHAVERVKKIRERSKILVALGSCATIGGVNGMKNSFQLEEVGKYVYGESYKFFPTIHTKAVHQVVKVDYFVNGCPIYQSEFLTVLKCILQGIPYYVPEYPVCVECKLNENVCMYDRGLTCMGPVTKAGCNSWCINNGNICYGCRGLTINPNTEGFKEVLKKYNIPEDFLMKKIEMYNKCKELDRS; encoded by the coding sequence ATGAGTAAACCAAAGGTTGCATTTTTTGATTTTGCCTGCTGTGAAGGATGCCAGCTTCAAGTGGCAAACATTGGTGAGCCACTGATTGATGTTCTTGATATTGTTCAGGTTGTTGAATTCAGAGAGGTAATGTCTGAAAAGTGGGATGGAGAGTTTGATGTAGCCTTTGTTGAAGGAAGTATTACAGATGAGCATGCTGTGGAGAGAGTTAAAAAAATAAGAGAAAGAAGCAAAATCCTTGTTGCTCTTGGCTCCTGTGCCACAATTGGTGGTGTTAATGGAATGAAAAACTCCTTTCAGCTTGAAGAAGTGGGCAAATATGTTTATGGAGAATCATATAAATTTTTCCCGACAATTCATACAAAAGCAGTGCATCAGGTTGTGAAGGTGGATTATTTTGTAAATGGCTGTCCCATATATCAGTCTGAATTTCTTACTGTTCTTAAATGCATACTTCAGGGAATACCCTATTATGTGCCAGAGTATCCTGTTTGCGTTGAATGCAAACTAAATGAAAATGTCTGCATGTATGACAGAGGACTTACATGCATGGGACCTGTTACAAAGGCAGGATGTAATTCATGGTGCATTAATAATGGAAACATCTGCTATGGTTGTAGAGGTCTCACAATCAATCCCAATACTGAGGGATTTAAGGAAGTTCTTAAAAAATATAACATTCCTGAAGACTTTTTAATGAAAAAAATAGAGATGTATAACAAGTGTAAGGAGCTTGATAGGTCGTGA
- a CDS encoding Ni/Fe hydrogenase subunit alpha, whose amino-acid sequence MSKNISINVNYLTRVEGHGNIVVEVKDGKLEVCRLEIVESPRFFEAFLRGRSIYEAPHITCRICGICSCGHTLASIQAAEDALEIKPTEQTTLLRKLLLHYEQLDSHILHIYLLVAPDLVGVPSFVPLIKSNPDVVRRALRMKRLCNELCDILVGRHVHPISAVIGGFTKLPNLSDLEEMHKRLLELKHDVEVTVELFSKLTFPEFERDTEYLALVNDEDEYPLLYGDIGSTDGYRVSKYEYKNVVNEFVVPYASAKRTKWHRDSYAVGALARFNLNHEKLHPKAKQAANVLNLKPKCINPYFNTVAQIVECVHCVEDAIRIVELLWQRGINYDEIVIPDINELGKLPQRAGEGVGAVEVPRGLLIHHYECDERGILRNANCVIPTNQNTHNIELDMLKLVPEIITQSQEEITLALEMLVRAYDPCISCSVHMVKINFK is encoded by the coding sequence GTGAGTAAAAACATCAGCATTAATGTTAATTATCTAACAAGAGTTGAAGGGCACGGCAATATTGTGGTGGAAGTTAAAGATGGAAAGCTTGAAGTTTGCAGACTTGAAATTGTTGAGTCTCCACGATTTTTTGAAGCATTCCTGAGAGGCCGTTCCATTTATGAAGCCCCTCATATAACCTGTAGAATCTGTGGAATCTGTTCATGTGGACATACTCTTGCATCAATTCAGGCAGCTGAGGACGCATTGGAAATAAAGCCAACTGAGCAGACAACTCTTTTAAGAAAGCTTCTACTTCACTATGAACAGCTTGACAGCCACATTCTTCATATATATCTTCTCGTTGCACCAGACCTTGTTGGCGTTCCAAGCTTTGTTCCTCTTATAAAATCTAACCCTGATGTTGTGAGACGTGCACTTAGAATGAAAAGGCTCTGCAATGAGCTTTGTGATATACTTGTTGGAAGGCATGTTCATCCAATCAGTGCAGTTATCGGTGGATTTACAAAACTTCCAAATCTAAGTGATCTTGAAGAGATGCATAAAAGGCTTCTGGAGCTAAAGCACGATGTGGAGGTTACTGTTGAACTTTTCAGTAAACTCACTTTCCCTGAGTTTGAAAGAGATACAGAGTATTTAGCACTGGTTAACGATGAAGATGAGTATCCACTGCTTTACGGAGATATTGGTTCAACAGATGGATACAGAGTAAGCAAATATGAATATAAAAATGTTGTCAATGAATTCGTTGTTCCCTACGCCTCTGCTAAAAGAACAAAGTGGCACAGAGACTCATATGCTGTGGGCGCACTTGCAAGATTTAATCTCAATCATGAAAAACTTCATCCAAAAGCAAAACAAGCAGCCAATGTTCTGAATCTCAAACCAAAATGCATAAATCCATATTTTAATACCGTTGCTCAGATTGTCGAGTGTGTTCATTGCGTTGAAGACGCCATAAGAATTGTGGAACTTCTCTGGCAAAGAGGAATAAACTACGATGAGATAGTTATTCCTGATATAAATGAACTGGGTAAACTTCCCCAGCGTGCTGGAGAGGGAGTTGGTGCAGTTGAAGTTCCCCGTGGCTTGTTGATTCATCATTATGAGTGCGATGAAAGAGGAATTCTGAGAAATGCAAACTGTGTAATTCCAACAAACCAGAATACCCACAACATAGAGCTTGATATGTTAAAGCTCGTTCCAGAGATTATAACTCAGTCTCAGGAAGAGATAACCCTTGCCCTTGAAATGCTTGTAAGAGCCTATGACCCTTGTATATCTTGCTCAGTTCACATGGTTAAGATTAATTTTAAGTAA
- a CDS encoding ATP-binding protein encodes MKQILIISGKGGTGKTFFTGCLATALNNKVLVDCDVDAANLHLLLHPEIKETHDFTGGKIASIDEAKCIQCGACKEVCKFNAINEIFQSFQIETLKHSRSVIPSLPILCHSERQRRISSSVFQVDELSCEGCTICSYVCPEEAITLNDRISGQYFISETRYGTLIHARLGIAQENSGKLVTKLRELAKETAQEKGCEYVVIDGPPGVGCPVMASMTGVDLVVAVTEPTLSGMHDLMRVIELSKHFNIPVKVVINKHDLNTEMSSQIVKAVESSGIEVCGKIPFSEDILASVKAGKPFLEFTKNSLTKEIEELIGKIT; translated from the coding sequence ATGAAACAGATTTTGATAATAAGTGGAAAAGGCGGAACAGGGAAGACATTTTTTACAGGATGTCTTGCCACCGCATTAAATAATAAGGTTCTTGTTGACTGCGATGTTGATGCTGCAAACCTTCATCTGCTTTTACATCCAGAGATAAAAGAAACACACGATTTTACAGGAGGCAAGATTGCATCAATAGATGAGGCTAAATGCATTCAATGTGGAGCATGTAAAGAAGTTTGCAAATTTAATGCTATAAATGAAATTTTTCAATCATTTCAAATAGAAACTTTAAAACATTCCCGTTCTGTCATTCCGAGCCTGCCCATACTTTGTCATTCCGAGCGTCAGCGAAGAATCTCCTCCTCAGTTTTTCAGGTTGATGAACTGTCCTGTGAAGGCTGTACAATATGTAGCTATGTATGTCCTGAGGAAGCCATAACTCTCAATGACAGAATTTCAGGGCAGTATTTTATCTCTGAAACCAGATATGGAACACTGATTCATGCAAGGCTTGGCATTGCACAAGAAAACTCAGGAAAGCTTGTTACAAAGCTGAGAGAGCTTGCAAAGGAGACTGCTCAGGAAAAGGGCTGTGAATATGTAGTGATTGATGGACCTCCAGGGGTTGGATGCCCTGTTATGGCTTCCATGACAGGTGTTGACCTTGTTGTTGCAGTAACAGAGCCAACCCTTTCAGGAATGCATGACCTCATGAGGGTTATTGAGCTTTCAAAACATTTCAATATACCTGTAAAAGTTGTGATAAACAAGCATGACCTGAATACGGAGATGAGCTCACAGATTGTAAAGGCGGTTGAGAGTTCAGGAATTGAAGTTTGTGGGAAAATTCCATTCTCAGAAGATATTTTAGCTTCAGTGAAAGCAGGCAAGCCTTTTTTAGAGTTTACAAAAAACAGTTTAACGAAGGAAATTGAGGAACTGATAGGTAAAATTACTTAA
- a CDS encoding ATP-binding protein, with amino-acid sequence MVISVASGKGGTGKTTVAVSLALSIENSQIIDCDVEEPNVHLFLNPEIKQEIEVTSVVPEVDKEKCNLCGYCSKVCAYNALSVIKLDSSGDVILFPHLCHGCEGCILLCPEKAMKPAHRGIGMIKIGSFDSLEFIEGRLNISEVLAPKVIEKAKAYAKKDKITIVDAPPGTSCPAVAAIKDSDFCILVTEPTPFGLHDLELAYEVTQALKIKSGVIINKSGDDWLIEGFCRKNKIPVFLKIPFHRKIAEAYSKGIPLVKAMPEYKEIFQKIYKEIREII; translated from the coding sequence ATGGTAATCTCAGTGGCAAGTGGAAAAGGTGGAACAGGAAAGACAACAGTTGCTGTATCTTTGGCATTAAGCATTGAAAACTCTCAGATAATTGACTGTGATGTGGAAGAGCCAAATGTTCATCTTTTTTTAAATCCTGAAATAAAACAAGAGATTGAGGTAACCTCTGTTGTTCCTGAGGTTGATAAAGAAAAATGTAATCTTTGTGGTTACTGTAGCAAGGTCTGTGCTTACAATGCTTTAAGTGTGATTAAACTTGACAGCTCAGGCGATGTTATTTTATTTCCCCATCTATGTCATGGATGTGAGGGATGTATTTTGCTATGTCCTGAAAAAGCAATGAAGCCTGCTCATAGAGGCATTGGAATGATAAAAATCGGTAGTTTTGATAGCCTTGAATTCATTGAGGGAAGGCTTAATATTTCAGAAGTGCTTGCTCCAAAGGTTATTGAAAAAGCAAAGGCTTACGCAAAAAAGGATAAAATTACAATAGTTGATGCACCTCCGGGAACATCATGCCCTGCTGTGGCTGCGATTAAAGACTCTGATTTTTGCATTCTTGTTACAGAGCCAACTCCTTTTGGACTTCATGATCTTGAGCTTGCCTATGAGGTAACCCAAGCTTTAAAGATTAAATCAGGCGTTATTATAAACAAAAGTGGAGATGATTGGCTCATAGAGGGGTTTTGCAGAAAAAATAAAATCCCTGTTTTCCTGAAAATTCCATTTCACAGGAAAATAGCAGAAGCTTATTCAAAAGGCATTCCCCTTGTAAAAGCAATGCCTGAATATAAAGAGATTTTTCAGAAGATTTATAAAGAGATAAGGGAAATCATATGA
- a CDS encoding class I SAM-dependent methyltransferase yields the protein MSDPFESYFTEYDEWYDSEKGKIIYENEAKCIKKLLCSCEDRILEVGTGTGRFAVLAKNVTGVDKAFSPLKMAKLRGVPVVRAKAEVLPFRDKTFSCVVFIVTLPFVDDISLALNEAKRVLKDNGSIIVGDIFLDSYLGKLYEEKKKQGHPFYRFAKFYHFTEFQKILSQCGLKTEKVFGTLKNISFQSPEPEEPEEIEKNFKELPGFVCMEIKKW from the coding sequence ATGTCTGATCCTTTTGAATCTTATTTTACTGAATATGATGAGTGGTATGACTCAGAAAAGGGAAAGATTATATATGAAAACGAAGCAAAATGTATTAAAAAGCTTCTTTGCAGCTGTGAAGATAGGATTCTTGAAGTAGGCACTGGAACAGGAAGATTTGCTGTTTTAGCCAAAAATGTTACAGGAGTTGATAAAGCATTCTCTCCACTTAAAATGGCAAAACTAAGAGGAGTTCCAGTAGTAAGAGCAAAGGCAGAGGTTTTGCCTTTCAGGGATAAGACCTTTTCCTGTGTAGTGTTTATTGTAACTCTTCCTTTTGTTGATGATATTTCCCTTGCACTGAATGAAGCAAAAAGGGTCTTGAAGGACAATGGCAGCATAATTGTTGGAGATATCTTTCTTGATTCCTATCTTGGAAAGCTATATGAAGAAAAGAAAAAACAGGGGCATCCCTTTTACAGATTTGCAAAATTTTATCATTTCACTGAGTTTCAGAAAATACTCTCTCAATGCGGTTTAAAAACTGAAAAAGTCTTTGGAACACTGAAAAATATTTCATTTCAGAGTCCTGAGCCTGAAGAACCTGAGGAAATTGAAAAAAATTTTAAAGAATTGCCTGGTTTTGTGTGCATGGAGATAAAAAAATGGTAA
- a CDS encoding MBL fold metallo-hydrolase produces MIIDLTVLFDNYPAEEGFETGWGYSCFVKKGYGGILFDTGADGGKLLRNLKKAEIKPDRILRVVISHSHKDHSGGLKEIAAINNKAEIYVGASQYEEIKNFLPSSRIHQVDSEPLEIMNGVYLTGELGEQIKEISLIMDTGGGLVVVTGCAHPGIKEIIDKAHKIANDKIFAVVGGLHLKDKKENEIAHLIEFLKNEGVKYIAPSHCTGDLARAMFKQAFGKSFIEAGAGSHIYIGGSCDYV; encoded by the coding sequence ATGATTATTGACCTGACTGTTCTTTTTGACAACTATCCTGCAGAGGAAGGCTTTGAAACAGGCTGGGGATATAGCTGCTTTGTAAAAAAAGGCTATGGTGGAATTCTTTTTGATACAGGAGCAGATGGAGGGAAACTACTCAGAAATCTCAAGAAAGCTGAGATAAAACCAGACAGGATTTTAAGAGTTGTTATATCTCATTCTCATAAGGATCATTCAGGTGGCTTAAAAGAGATTGCAGCAATTAACAACAAAGCTGAAATCTATGTCGGTGCATCCCAGTATGAGGAAATAAAAAACTTTCTCCCTTCATCAAGAATTCATCAGGTAGACTCTGAGCCTCTTGAGATAATGAATGGAGTTTATCTTACAGGTGAACTTGGTGAGCAAATAAAAGAAATCTCTCTTATTATGGATACAGGCGGAGGTCTGGTAGTTGTAACAGGCTGTGCTCATCCGGGAATAAAAGAAATCATAGATAAAGCTCATAAAATAGCAAACGATAAAATATTTGCCGTTGTAGGAGGGCTACATCTTAAAGATAAAAAGGAGAATGAAATAGCTCATCTGATAGAGTTTCTGAAAAATGAAGGAGTAAAATACATTGCTCCTTCACACTGCACAGGAGACCTTGCAAGAGCGATGTTTAAACAAGCATTTGGTAAAAGTTTTATAGAAGCAGGTGCGGGAAGCCATATTTACATTGGAGGCTCCTGTGATTATGTCTGA
- a CDS encoding Mrp/NBP35 family ATP-binding protein → MTEKKESCQCDERQAIKKEIALKATVSAIKKKILVLSGKGGVGKSTVSTNLAVGLSQKGYHVGLLDIDIHGPNIPNMLGLQGFPPLITDMGLFPIKMYDNLQVISIGFFLEERDTPVVWRGPLKHRMIEQFLSDVRWGDLDYLVVDSPPGTGDEIISIVQLLDKVDGAVIVATPQDVALADVRRSIKFCIEGSIPVLGIVENMSGFVCPHCGNTVEIFKTGGAERLAQEYKVPFLGRIPIDPAIVQAGDDGKPVMIYYPNSKPAEAFSNIINKITETLKL, encoded by the coding sequence ATGACAGAGAAAAAGGAAAGCTGCCAGTGCGATGAGAGACAGGCGATTAAAAAAGAAATCGCTTTAAAAGCAACTGTTTCAGCAATCAAGAAAAAAATTCTTGTTTTATCAGGTAAAGGTGGAGTTGGTAAAAGCACGGTTTCAACAAATCTTGCGGTAGGATTATCTCAAAAGGGATATCATGTTGGACTCCTTGACATTGACATTCATGGACCGAATATTCCAAACATGCTTGGATTGCAGGGATTTCCTCCACTGATAACTGATATGGGGCTTTTCCCCATAAAAATGTATGATAATCTTCAGGTGATTTCAATTGGCTTTTTTCTTGAAGAAAGGGACACTCCTGTTGTATGGCGTGGACCTTTGAAACATAGGATGATTGAGCAATTCTTGAGTGATGTTCGCTGGGGAGATCTTGATTATTTAGTTGTTGACTCTCCTCCCGGAACAGGAGATGAAATAATATCAATTGTTCAGCTTCTTGATAAGGTTGATGGAGCAGTGATAGTTGCTACGCCACAGGATGTTGCTTTAGCTGATGTTCGCAGAAGTATTAAATTTTGTATTGAAGGCTCAATCCCTGTGCTTGGAATAGTTGAAAATATGAGCGGCTTTGTATGTCCCCACTGTGGAAATACTGTTGAAATATTTAAAACAGGTGGAGCAGAAAGGCTTGCACAGGAATATAAGGTTCCCTTCCTCGGCAGAATTCCCATTGATCCAGCAATTGTTCAGGCTGGAGATGATGGAAAACCTGTAATGATTTATTATCCCAATAGCAAACCAGCAGAAGCTTTCTCAAATATAATCAACAAAATTACGGAAACCTTAAAACTATGA
- a CDS encoding NifB/NifX family molybdenum-iron cluster-binding protein produces the protein MKICITSQGNDLNSEIDPRFGRCKYFIFFDTDTMQYEAVENPWRDAQQGAGTQAGQFVASKGVKTLITGKIGPGAERVIKAAGIKVFEAHGKIIDVINKLQEEVR, from the coding sequence GTGAAAATATGCATTACATCGCAGGGTAATGATTTAAACTCAGAGATTGACCCAAGATTTGGCCGTTGTAAGTATTTTATTTTTTTTGATACAGATACAATGCAGTATGAAGCAGTTGAGAATCCTTGGAGAGATGCTCAGCAGGGAGCAGGCACACAGGCAGGACAGTTTGTAGCGTCAAAAGGCGTGAAGACTCTAATAACCGGGAAAATTGGACCTGGTGCAGAGCGGGTTATAAAAGCAGCAGGAATAAAAGTTTTTGAAGCTCATGGTAAAATAATAGATGTAATAAATAAACTTCAGGAGGAGGTCAGATGA